The proteins below come from a single Prolixibacter sp. NT017 genomic window:
- a CDS encoding M56 family metallopeptidase: protein MENWFDFLFHASVGLSLFFVVYWLLLRQSTHFTANRIYLVLSVLLALMVAAFPFHYTVTLTPSASTPLSNLSGILSHQIISGSKHTPENNGVTWSTVLLYAYLTGTALFALRLLIQTWRPLRVIYSSEPKIRDGYYIHENDKYALPFSFFNHILINPKYLKQEEISEILSHEQVHIRERHWVDLLIIELLTVVFWFNPFIWLFELAIKQNHEYLADQGVISRGHSPVRYQALLVNQLMGMQVIGITNNLNFALGPTRLNMMKRQKTSKKRLFHMAWGIPVLAFMLVAFAEPQYEKAAPATNTVQSEATKTIHGTVVDEKGEPMPGASVVIRNTSQGTVANMKGEFSLEIPENGCELAISFVGYKTIVKKVSPKKDNLKFRMEKTVIGISTKLSPAKKETPAPPPPPVEAKKAESKAEKDGPVFVIVEDMPQYPGGQPALARYIDDKKKEIVQKAKAEGKTLKGKVYVNFVVQPDGSVGQVKITKASGSKYLDEKAIEIVKGMEKWSPGKQRGKPVRVSFVVPIEF, encoded by the coding sequence ATGGAAAACTGGTTCGACTTTTTATTTCATGCCTCTGTTGGCCTCAGTCTCTTCTTCGTTGTATACTGGCTGTTACTACGGCAATCAACGCATTTCACGGCCAACCGGATCTACTTGGTGCTTTCGGTATTGCTGGCACTGATGGTTGCTGCTTTTCCCTTTCACTACACGGTAACACTCACACCATCTGCGAGCACTCCCCTGTCCAATTTATCGGGTATTCTTAGCCACCAGATCATTTCCGGAAGCAAGCATACTCCTGAAAACAACGGAGTCACCTGGTCGACGGTTTTACTTTACGCCTACCTGACCGGTACTGCTCTTTTCGCGTTGCGACTACTCATTCAAACATGGAGACCGCTTCGGGTTATCTACTCTTCAGAACCGAAAATACGGGATGGCTATTACATTCATGAAAATGACAAATACGCCCTTCCATTTTCGTTCTTCAACCATATATTAATCAATCCGAAATACCTGAAACAGGAAGAAATCAGTGAAATTCTTTCTCACGAACAAGTGCACATTCGCGAGCGTCACTGGGTCGACCTGCTTATCATAGAACTGTTGACAGTCGTTTTCTGGTTCAATCCATTCATTTGGTTATTTGAACTGGCTATTAAACAAAATCACGAGTACCTGGCCGATCAAGGTGTGATATCCCGGGGCCACTCACCCGTCAGGTACCAGGCATTATTAGTTAATCAGCTAATGGGCATGCAGGTCATTGGAATCACCAACAATCTGAATTTTGCCCTTGGCCCAACCCGTTTAAACATGATGAAAAGACAAAAAACATCGAAAAAGAGGCTGTTCCATATGGCTTGGGGGATTCCCGTTCTGGCTTTTATGCTGGTGGCATTCGCCGAACCTCAATATGAAAAAGCTGCGCCTGCAACCAATACAGTCCAATCGGAGGCAACCAAAACAATTCATGGAACAGTTGTTGATGAAAAAGGCGAACCAATGCCAGGAGCATCGGTGGTAATCCGTAATACCAGCCAAGGTACTGTAGCAAATATGAAGGGAGAATTTTCGCTTGAAATTCCGGAAAATGGATGTGAGTTGGCTATTTCTTTTGTGGGTTACAAAACAATTGTCAAAAAAGTCTCACCGAAAAAAGATAACCTGAAATTCCGGATGGAGAAAACGGTTATTGGAATCAGTACGAAACTTTCACCGGCCAAAAAAGAAACGCCTGCTCCACCTCCGCCACCGGTAGAGGCAAAGAAAGCTGAGAGCAAGGCCGAAAAAGATGGCCCGGTTTTCGTCATCGTCGAAGATATGCCGCAATATCCGGGAGGACAGCCAGCATTGGCGAGATATATCGATGACAAAAAGAAGGAAATAGTTCAGAAAGCAAAGGCTGAAGGAAAAACGCTAAAAGGCAAGGTCTACGTTAATTTTGTCGTTCAACCGGATGGTTCGGTAGGGCAGGTAAAAATTACCAAAGCCAGTGGTTCAAAATATCTTGACGAAAAAGCTATCGAAATCGTCAAGGGGATGGAGAAATGGAGCCCGGGAAAACAACGGGGCAAACCAGTTCGGGTTAGCTTTGTCGTACCCATCGAGTTTTAA
- a CDS encoding BlaI/MecI/CopY family transcriptional regulator yields MEIKQLTNAEEQVMQIVWRLKEVVVKDVVEQFDEPKPAYTTVATVLTVLEKKGFVEKRKIGNTNLFFPLVNKAEYTKFQFTSLLKNYFNGSFPKMATFFARENQLDIQDLESIMKQAEEELRKDQSNTDS; encoded by the coding sequence ATGGAAATAAAACAGCTGACAAATGCCGAAGAGCAAGTGATGCAGATTGTATGGCGACTAAAGGAAGTAGTGGTAAAGGATGTGGTTGAGCAATTCGACGAACCCAAACCCGCGTACACAACGGTGGCCACAGTACTAACTGTTTTGGAGAAAAAGGGATTTGTGGAAAAACGAAAAATCGGGAATACCAATTTATTCTTTCCGCTGGTTAACAAAGCCGAATACACCAAATTCCAATTTACGTCGCTGCTGAAAAACTATTTCAACGGTTCGTTTCCGAAGATGGCTACATTTTTCGCCCGCGAGAACCAACTGGATATTCAGGATCTGGAATCGATCATGAAACAGGCCGAAGAGGAACTCAGGAAAGATCAATCTAACACCGATTCGTAA
- a CDS encoding GNAT family N-acetyltransferase, which yields MKEIIPPVPRELIESELTEDKFQRKTNKAGNEIYIFTYHEAPNTMKEIGRLRELSFRKAGGGTGKEIDLDDYDTCENNPYKQLIVWDPARKEILGGYRYIHCSGLPRDENGEVQLATARLFRFSEKFIDEYLPHVIELGRSFVQPDYQSSKAGAKGLFALDNLWDGLGALTVDHPEIKYFFGKVTMYTHFNTEARNLILHFFETYFADPDELVRPKKPMPTHRNIEALNALFEGKEYQEAYKILSQEVRNYGENIPPLINAYMNLSPSMRTFGTVVNDHFGDVEETGIMINIDEMYDAKIDRHVSTYLEELVEKGEDPKVRFQ from the coding sequence ATGAAGGAAATCATTCCTCCCGTTCCACGGGAGCTAATTGAGTCGGAACTTACCGAGGATAAATTCCAACGCAAGACGAACAAAGCCGGGAACGAGATTTACATATTCACCTATCACGAGGCTCCGAACACGATGAAGGAGATAGGTCGACTGAGGGAGCTTTCTTTCAGAAAAGCAGGGGGCGGAACCGGCAAAGAGATTGATCTTGACGATTACGACACCTGTGAAAATAATCCCTACAAGCAACTCATTGTCTGGGATCCCGCCAGAAAAGAGATCCTGGGAGGCTACCGCTACATTCATTGCTCCGGCTTACCACGTGACGAAAACGGAGAAGTACAGCTGGCAACAGCACGTCTCTTTCGGTTTTCCGAGAAGTTTATCGACGAGTACCTGCCCCATGTAATTGAACTGGGCCGCTCATTTGTGCAACCCGATTACCAGTCGAGCAAAGCAGGGGCCAAAGGTTTGTTTGCGCTCGATAACCTGTGGGACGGACTTGGCGCCCTGACGGTAGACCATCCGGAAATCAAGTACTTTTTCGGAAAAGTAACGATGTACACGCACTTCAACACGGAAGCGCGCAACCTGATACTTCACTTCTTCGAGACCTATTTCGCCGACCCGGATGAACTGGTACGGCCTAAAAAACCGATGCCGACCCATCGGAATATCGAAGCACTGAATGCGTTGTTCGAAGGAAAAGAATATCAGGAAGCGTATAAAATCCTTTCACAGGAGGTGCGTAATTACGGCGAAAATATTCCGCCGCTCATCAATGCTTACATGAATCTTTCTCCATCGATGAGGACATTCGGTACAGTTGTCAACGACCATTTTGGTGACGTGGAAGAGACCGGCATCATGATCAACATTGACGAGATGTACGACGCCAAAATCGACCGGCACGTTTCAACTTACCTCGAAGAGCTGGTTGAAAAGGGAGAAGATCCGAAAGTAAGATTCCAGTAA
- a CDS encoding 1-acyl-sn-glycerol-3-phosphate acyltransferase: MEQREPVQKLKPIVLKELIADKSPKLASRIPGFVYRYLNYKLHIKEVNQIIRDYGHLTGVEFCDAVISDFKIKFDFHGLDNLPGEGRYIFASNHPLGGFDGMLLLSQVTHQMGPSKFLVRDELTKIPPLAPVFVPINKHGSQRKAAKVIQEAYESDNQILIFPSGLASRRINGEVVDLAWHKHFIQKSIQYQRDVIPVHISGRNSGFFYRLANFRKFIGLKFNIEMFFLPDETFKQRGKEISITFGEPISWQTFSKEKSQNGWAAWVKSKVYDMAPNTQK, encoded by the coding sequence ATGGAGCAAAGAGAACCGGTTCAAAAGTTAAAACCGATTGTACTAAAAGAGCTTATCGCGGATAAAAGCCCTAAACTGGCGTCCCGGATTCCGGGATTTGTGTATCGTTATCTGAACTACAAATTACATATCAAGGAGGTTAACCAGATTATTCGGGATTATGGACACCTGACGGGAGTAGAATTCTGTGATGCCGTTATCAGTGATTTTAAAATCAAATTCGATTTTCACGGACTCGATAATCTTCCCGGGGAAGGACGATACATTTTTGCATCGAACCATCCGCTCGGAGGTTTCGATGGAATGTTGCTCCTCAGCCAGGTGACACATCAAATGGGTCCGTCCAAATTCCTGGTAAGAGACGAGTTAACAAAAATTCCACCGTTGGCTCCTGTTTTTGTTCCGATCAACAAGCACGGCAGTCAGCGAAAAGCCGCCAAAGTGATACAGGAAGCGTATGAATCAGACAACCAAATACTCATCTTTCCGTCGGGACTGGCTTCAAGACGCATCAACGGGGAAGTAGTCGATTTAGCATGGCACAAACACTTCATACAAAAATCGATACAGTATCAGCGAGACGTGATACCGGTTCACATTTCCGGCAGAAATTCCGGATTTTTTTACCGGCTAGCCAATTTCCGCAAGTTCATTGGTTTGAAATTCAACATTGAAATGTTTTTTTTGCCTGACGAAACATTCAAACAGAGGGGAAAAGAGATAAGTATTACATTCGGTGAACCCATTTCGTGGCAGACTTTCTCAAAGGAAAAATCGCAAAATGGATGGGCAGCCTGGGTAAAATCGAAGGTTTACGACATGGCACCGAATACTCAAAAATAA
- a CDS encoding division/cell wall cluster transcriptional repressor MraZ — translation MISFTSVYPVNVDGKGRVVLPAPFKKEMGDALEVVYVVEKDIYDKCLNVYPLSAWHRKVDKLRQRVNMDDPLHSKMLSRYFEEVVKVNMADNGRLNVPNEMLDYAGIGKEAIFAGQGERMRLWEPARHEASRISDEDFVRLYKELLGGPADSF, via the coding sequence ATGATCTCTTTCACCAGCGTATATCCTGTAAATGTTGACGGTAAAGGCCGTGTCGTGCTTCCGGCTCCTTTCAAGAAGGAGATGGGAGACGCGTTGGAAGTGGTGTATGTGGTGGAGAAAGATATTTATGACAAATGCCTGAACGTTTATCCGCTCTCGGCATGGCACCGGAAAGTGGATAAGCTTCGTCAGCGGGTTAATATGGATGATCCGCTCCACAGTAAAATGCTTTCCCGTTATTTCGAAGAAGTGGTGAAAGTAAATATGGCTGATAACGGAAGGCTCAATGTTCCCAACGAAATGCTGGACTATGCAGGAATTGGCAAAGAAGCCATTTTTGCCGGTCAGGGCGAACGGATGAGATTGTGGGAGCCTGCCAGACATGAAGCTTCACGGATTTCCGACGAAGATTTTGTGCGGCTTTACAAAGAGTTGCTCGGTGGTCCGGCCGATAGTTTTTGA
- the rsmH gene encoding 16S rRNA (cytosine(1402)-N(4))-methyltransferase RsmH → MSEYHVPVLLDASVDGLALKPGGVYVDVTFGGGGHSRRILEKLKGGKLLAFDQDVDARQNLIDDDRLIFVQHNFRFLKNFLRYYGLEKVDGILADLGVSSHEFDEAERGFSFRFDGKLDMRMNQTAEKDAASIVNEYEESELMRIFRTYGEVKNARRLVSLITNARSQEPVNTIGQFLKVIEPCVPPKTEKKYLAQVFQALRIEVNREMDVLKDFLEAIPEVLNPGGRFVAITYHSLEDRMVKNFVRSGKVEGTIEKDLYGNYEVPVKAVNRKPIVPDEDEINDNPRARSAKLRIAERI, encoded by the coding sequence ATGAGTGAATACCATGTACCCGTGTTGTTGGATGCAAGTGTTGACGGTTTGGCGCTGAAACCGGGTGGAGTATATGTGGATGTGACGTTTGGCGGAGGAGGACACTCGCGCAGAATCCTGGAGAAACTCAAGGGCGGCAAATTGCTGGCTTTCGATCAGGATGTGGATGCCCGGCAAAACCTTATTGATGACGATCGTCTCATATTTGTTCAGCATAATTTTCGGTTCCTGAAAAATTTCCTCCGCTACTACGGATTGGAAAAGGTGGATGGGATATTGGCCGATTTGGGCGTTTCGTCGCATGAGTTCGATGAAGCAGAACGCGGTTTTTCTTTTCGCTTCGACGGAAAGCTCGATATGCGGATGAATCAAACCGCTGAAAAAGATGCGGCATCGATTGTGAATGAATACGAGGAGAGTGAGTTGATGCGAATTTTCAGAACCTACGGGGAAGTCAAAAATGCCAGAAGACTGGTTTCATTAATCACAAATGCCAGATCGCAGGAGCCGGTTAATACAATTGGTCAGTTCCTGAAAGTGATTGAACCTTGTGTGCCACCCAAAACGGAGAAAAAGTACCTGGCACAGGTGTTTCAGGCGCTTCGTATTGAGGTGAACCGGGAAATGGATGTGCTGAAAGATTTTCTGGAAGCCATTCCTGAAGTGTTGAATCCCGGAGGGCGCTTCGTCGCTATCACCTATCATTCGCTGGAAGACAGGATGGTGAAGAACTTTGTCAGGAGTGGCAAGGTGGAAGGAACGATTGAGAAGGACCTGTACGGAAATTATGAAGTCCCGGTGAAGGCGGTCAACCGGAAGCCGATTGTGCCGGATGAAGATGAGATAAACGATAATCCGCGGGCGCGAAGTGCCAAATTGCGGATTGCAGAAAGAATATAA
- a CDS encoding FtsL-like putative cell division protein: MPEKNNRKRYRVSLRTILNGRILESDWLRRNRLLIFVVVVMLLVNISIRYKSEKTIRHITALQDSLKELRSESVAVAAELMKMSRPSEVMDRVEKSNLGLEVSKEPPRRLYVDKE; this comes from the coding sequence ATGCCGGAAAAGAACAACCGAAAGAGATACCGGGTTTCGTTACGGACCATTTTGAATGGCCGTATCCTGGAAAGTGACTGGCTGAGGAGAAACCGGTTGTTGATTTTTGTCGTGGTGGTCATGTTGCTGGTTAATATCTCCATTCGGTATAAGTCGGAGAAAACCATTAGGCATATTACCGCCCTTCAGGACTCGCTGAAGGAATTGCGTTCTGAATCTGTTGCGGTGGCAGCCGAGCTGATGAAGATGAGCCGGCCTTCTGAAGTGATGGACCGAGTGGAGAAAAGTAACCTAGGGCTTGAGGTATCGAAGGAACCTCCCCGAAGATTGTATGTAGATAAAGAATAG
- a CDS encoding penicillin-binding protein: MEIRKTILTRFSLFYVAAIIFALLLMGNIFIIQQDKSWDQKGERLDVKEVTIPARRGDICADDGRPLATSVPYYELRMDLAAPGVKEVFNAKVDSLAYYLAHFFRDKSEAAYRHELRSAYRQGARYHLINPRKVNYLELQKIEKFPIFRRGRNRGGLIAEQENLRVYPFGNMATRTLGRMSSTVYGGTHGSVGYYGLEEAYESYLKGEDGLALKRNLSGRWLYVSKEDPQDGYNLITTINVNFQDMVMHALKKEMVDSRAKYGTAVLMDVKTGDIKAIANYGRDDNGDLVEGYQNYAIGNSGNAEPGSTFKLVSLMAALEDGKVDTSTIVDTGNGVWKYKDRTVYDSDWRHGGHGKITMKQVFELSSNVGVAKIITKAYAGHERDFVDRIYSFGLNQPVDLGIKGEAKPFIKYPGGGNGWSGVTLAWMSFGYELKLTPLQMLTFYNAVANNGRMVEPRLVQAIDRNGREVKEFKTKVMNPKICSSETLNKVHDMLRGVVVRGTAKSLNTPAYEIAGKTGTAQVANQSEGYFHASGRIYQASFVGYFPADNPRYSCIVVINGPKGAYYGGSVAGPVFREISDNVYASDLRMHDDLDISAFAGKQDYPGEVSGKRKDLEEVLDDADLLHGWFHGSSEWAEMDTTNHDVELGPLKVVPGVMPKVTGMGASDAVYILENRGLRVSVSGRGRVLTQSIPAGTKYQTGQSVRLRLGE; this comes from the coding sequence ATGGAAATCCGGAAAACCATACTAACCCGATTTAGCCTGTTTTACGTGGCTGCAATAATTTTTGCCCTCCTTCTGATGGGCAATATTTTTATTATTCAGCAGGATAAAAGCTGGGATCAGAAAGGTGAGCGGCTTGACGTAAAAGAGGTGACAATCCCGGCCCGGCGAGGTGATATTTGTGCCGACGACGGGAGGCCACTGGCTACATCGGTTCCTTATTATGAGTTGCGAATGGATTTAGCGGCACCGGGTGTGAAAGAGGTCTTCAACGCGAAGGTTGATTCCTTGGCTTATTACCTGGCCCACTTTTTCAGAGATAAATCGGAGGCAGCTTACCGGCACGAATTGCGCTCAGCTTATCGTCAGGGAGCCCGCTATCATCTGATCAATCCACGAAAAGTGAATTACCTGGAGCTGCAAAAAATTGAAAAGTTCCCCATTTTCCGTCGCGGACGAAACCGGGGTGGCTTAATCGCCGAGCAGGAAAATCTTCGGGTTTACCCTTTCGGTAATATGGCTACAAGAACGCTGGGACGAATGAGTAGTACGGTTTATGGCGGAACCCATGGAAGCGTTGGCTACTACGGACTGGAAGAAGCGTACGAAAGTTACCTGAAAGGCGAAGACGGCCTTGCCCTGAAACGGAACTTGTCGGGAAGATGGTTGTACGTGAGCAAGGAAGATCCGCAGGACGGTTACAACCTGATAACAACCATCAATGTCAATTTTCAGGATATGGTGATGCATGCCTTGAAGAAAGAGATGGTTGATAGTAGGGCAAAATATGGAACGGCTGTCCTGATGGATGTCAAAACCGGCGATATTAAGGCGATTGCAAATTACGGACGAGATGACAATGGCGATTTGGTTGAAGGCTATCAAAATTATGCCATCGGTAACTCCGGAAATGCTGAGCCGGGCTCGACTTTCAAGTTGGTATCGCTGATGGCGGCGCTGGAAGATGGGAAAGTAGACACGTCAACGATAGTAGATACCGGAAACGGTGTATGGAAATATAAAGATCGTACGGTGTATGACAGTGACTGGCGGCATGGTGGACATGGAAAGATTACCATGAAGCAGGTCTTCGAGCTGTCTTCGAATGTTGGGGTTGCCAAAATCATTACCAAGGCTTACGCCGGACACGAACGGGATTTCGTTGACCGGATTTATAGTTTTGGATTGAATCAACCCGTTGATTTGGGGATTAAAGGCGAGGCGAAGCCATTCATCAAGTATCCCGGTGGTGGCAATGGTTGGTCGGGTGTGACCTTGGCTTGGATGTCGTTTGGGTATGAGCTGAAACTGACGCCGTTGCAGATGCTGACTTTTTATAATGCCGTTGCCAATAACGGACGGATGGTGGAGCCACGATTGGTGCAGGCAATCGATAGAAACGGACGTGAGGTCAAGGAATTTAAAACGAAGGTGATGAATCCGAAAATCTGTTCTTCCGAAACGCTTAATAAGGTGCACGATATGTTACGCGGCGTGGTGGTGCGGGGAACGGCTAAATCCCTAAATACACCGGCTTACGAAATTGCGGGAAAAACAGGTACAGCACAGGTGGCAAACCAAAGCGAAGGATACTTCCATGCTTCGGGACGGATTTACCAGGCGTCATTCGTGGGATATTTTCCGGCTGATAATCCGCGGTACTCGTGTATTGTGGTCATCAATGGTCCGAAAGGCGCTTATTACGGTGGCTCGGTAGCCGGCCCGGTTTTCCGCGAAATCTCGGACAACGTGTACGCCAGCGACCTGCGGATGCACGATGATTTGGATATTTCGGCTTTCGCCGGAAAACAGGACTATCCCGGAGAAGTTTCGGGTAAACGAAAAGATTTGGAAGAGGTGCTGGATGATGCCGATTTGCTGCATGGCTGGTTTCACGGTAGTAGCGAATGGGCCGAAATGGATACCACCAACCATGATGTGGAGCTGGGTCCGTTGAAGGTTGTTCCGGGTGTGATGCCCAAAGTGACAGGCATGGGTGCATCGGATGCTGTTTACATTTTGGAAAACCGGGGCCTGCGTGTTTCTGTTTCCGGTCGTGGTAGAGTGCTGACGCAGTCGATACCGGCCGGAACGAAATATCAGACCGGGCAGTCGGTGAGATTAAGATTAGGAGAATAA
- a CDS encoding UDP-N-acetylmuramoyl-L-alanyl-D-glutamate--2,6-diaminopimelate ligase, with protein MKNLNEILSGLSGLEVSGFTDIPVAGVAFDSRKVKPGFLFVAVPGTQVDGHQFIENAIADGAVAIVCERLPEKQNSDVAWIQCENSARVLGEVASRFYGEPSAQMKVVGVTGTNGKTTIATLLYQLFGMLGYKTGLLSTICNYVGDEKRPSTHTTPDPVQIHELMAEMVEAGCSYCFMEVSSHAIHQQRIAGIQFDGGIFTNLTHDHLDYHKTFIEYRNAKKMFFDGLSKEAFALTNSDDKNGMVMLQNTDAQKLTYSMRSLADFRVKVLESHFDGMLLSVDGTEVWSHFIGNFNAMNLLAVYGTAVSLGAEKEEVLQQMSLLKPVDGRFEIIRSPLGVFAIVDYAHTPDALKNVLSSINEIRTRNETLFTVVGAGGNRDKTKRPEMAQEAASASDRVILTADNPRSEDPEAIIADMMIGVEAHQRNKVLAISNRKEAIRTAAMMARPGDIILVAGKGHETYQEIKGVKHHFDDREVIREIFGVTGQN; from the coding sequence ATGAAGAATTTAAACGAAATATTATCGGGGTTAAGCGGGCTGGAAGTTTCCGGATTCACGGATATTCCGGTTGCCGGAGTCGCTTTTGATTCACGTAAAGTGAAACCGGGATTTTTGTTTGTTGCTGTACCCGGAACACAGGTCGATGGCCACCAGTTTATCGAGAATGCCATCGCTGATGGAGCTGTAGCTATTGTTTGTGAGCGTTTGCCGGAAAAACAGAATTCGGATGTGGCATGGATTCAATGTGAAAATTCTGCCAGGGTGTTGGGTGAAGTTGCTTCCCGTTTTTATGGAGAACCATCGGCGCAAATGAAGGTGGTAGGTGTAACCGGGACGAATGGGAAAACCACCATTGCTACATTGTTGTACCAGCTATTCGGTATGCTCGGTTACAAAACGGGTTTGCTTTCGACTATCTGCAATTATGTGGGTGATGAAAAGCGACCATCGACGCATACCACGCCCGATCCGGTTCAGATTCACGAGCTGATGGCCGAGATGGTGGAAGCCGGATGCAGTTATTGCTTCATGGAGGTGAGTTCGCACGCTATTCATCAGCAACGCATTGCTGGTATTCAGTTCGATGGGGGCATCTTCACAAATCTGACACATGATCATCTGGACTATCACAAAACATTCATTGAATACCGGAACGCTAAGAAAATGTTTTTCGATGGACTGAGTAAAGAAGCATTCGCGTTGACCAACTCTGACGATAAGAATGGTATGGTGATGCTTCAGAATACCGATGCGCAGAAACTAACCTATTCCATGCGTTCGCTCGCTGATTTTCGGGTGAAGGTGCTGGAAAGTCATTTCGATGGGATGTTGTTGAGTGTGGACGGAACGGAAGTTTGGTCGCACTTCATCGGCAATTTTAACGCGATGAATTTGCTGGCCGTGTATGGAACGGCTGTTTCGCTTGGCGCGGAAAAAGAAGAAGTATTGCAGCAAATGAGCTTGCTGAAGCCTGTGGATGGGCGCTTCGAAATTATTCGTTCTCCGCTGGGCGTTTTTGCTATCGTCGATTATGCGCACACGCCGGATGCCTTGAAGAATGTGCTTTCATCGATCAATGAAATTCGTACCCGGAACGAAACGCTTTTCACGGTAGTGGGAGCCGGAGGGAATCGTGATAAGACGAAACGACCGGAGATGGCCCAGGAAGCGGCTTCTGCCAGTGATCGTGTTATTCTGACGGCCGACAATCCGCGTTCGGAGGATCCGGAAGCAATTATTGCTGATATGATGATCGGTGTGGAGGCACATCAGCGGAACAAAGTGTTGGCGATTTCGAATCGGAAAGAGGCGATTCGCACAGCCGCCATGATGGCGCGGCCCGGCGATATTATCCTGGTGGCTGGGAAAGGACACGAAACGTACCAGGAAATTAAGGGGGTGAAACACCATTTTGATGATCGTGAAGTTATTCGGGAAATATTCGGTGTAACCGGACAAAACTAA
- the mraY gene encoding phospho-N-acetylmuramoyl-pentapeptide-transferase, with product MLYYLFKYLESLNFPGAGMFEYLSFRSALAIITALLFSTFVGKKIIRILQRQQIGEEIRDLGLEGQLQKRGTPTMGGIIILSSLLVPVLLFAKLDNVYILLMIITTVWLGFIGFVDDYIKVFLKDKEGLAGKFKILGQVSLGLIVAATLYFSKDVVIRERVMNPDGKVKTEILVNSMTGEQTVSQVTRDVKSTKTTIPFVKNHEFNYKWLVWFMGNKASEWGWLVYALVIIFIITAVSNGANLTDGLDGLATGTSAISGTTLGVFAYLSGNLIYADYLNIMYIPQVGELTVFMAAFIGAAIGFLWYNSFPAQVFMGDTGSLAMGGILAVFAIIVRKEILIPLLCGVFLVENLSVMIQVAYFKHTKRKYGEGRRVFLMSPLHHHYQKKGIPEAKIVTRFWIIGILLAVLTVATLKMR from the coding sequence ATGCTCTATTACTTGTTTAAATATCTTGAATCGTTGAATTTCCCGGGTGCGGGGATGTTCGAGTATCTCTCGTTCCGGTCGGCCCTGGCGATCATCACCGCCCTGTTGTTTTCCACTTTCGTAGGAAAGAAGATCATCCGCATTCTGCAGCGCCAGCAAATTGGTGAAGAGATTCGCGATCTGGGTCTCGAGGGACAATTGCAAAAACGGGGAACGCCGACCATGGGAGGAATCATTATCCTGTCGTCGTTGTTGGTGCCGGTGCTTTTGTTTGCCAAACTTGACAATGTTTATATTCTGTTGATGATTATCACGACCGTATGGCTCGGTTTCATCGGTTTTGTAGACGATTATATCAAAGTTTTCCTGAAAGATAAAGAAGGCCTTGCCGGCAAATTCAAGATTCTGGGACAGGTTTCACTGGGATTAATTGTAGCAGCTACGCTCTATTTCAGCAAGGACGTGGTCATCCGAGAGCGGGTAATGAACCCTGATGGAAAGGTAAAAACAGAAATCCTGGTGAACAGTATGACCGGTGAACAAACGGTCAGCCAGGTAACCCGCGATGTGAAATCGACCAAAACTACTATTCCGTTTGTAAAGAATCACGAATTCAACTACAAATGGCTGGTTTGGTTCATGGGTAATAAAGCTTCCGAGTGGGGCTGGCTCGTTTATGCCCTGGTCATCATTTTTATTATAACCGCAGTGTCGAACGGAGCCAACCTCACCGATGGTCTGGACGGTCTCGCGACGGGGACTTCCGCGATAAGTGGCACAACGCTGGGAGTGTTTGCCTACCTCAGTGGTAACCTGATATATGCCGATTACCTGAATATTATGTATATCCCGCAGGTTGGTGAACTGACTGTTTTTATGGCGGCTTTCATTGGTGCGGCTATTGGATTTTTGTGGTACAACTCTTTCCCGGCCCAGGTTTTTATGGGCGATACAGGAAGTTTGGCCATGGGAGGAATTTTAGCCGTGTTCGCCATCATCGTCCGGAAGGAAATTCTGATTCCGCTGTTGTGCGGTGTTTTCCTGGTCGAAAACCTGTCGGTGATGATTCAGGTAGCATATTTCAAGCATACGAAACGGAAATACGGTGAAGGGCGCAGGGTGTTTCTGATGTCGCCGCTTCATCATCATTACCAGAAAAAAGGCATTCCTGAAGCCAAAATCGTTACGCGGTTCTGGATTATTGGGATTTTACTGGCAGTACTGACTGTAGCAACATTGAAAATGCGTTAA